A window of the Erpetoichthys calabaricus chromosome 10, fErpCal1.3, whole genome shotgun sequence genome harbors these coding sequences:
- the LOC114658924 gene encoding V-type proton ATPase subunit G 3-like, with amino-acid sequence MASKSHGIQHLLQAEKKAKEKLDEAKKRKVKRLKQAKDEAFVEIENYRQMRENNFKQKQSTIMGSHGNLSVKVDEQTKTKIQSLNSNYSQYKEALVQHIIDMSRNLKTELHKNYRG; translated from the exons ATGGCCAGCAAGTCACATGGAATTCAGCACCTTCTGCAAGCAGAGAAGAAAGCGAAGGAGAAGCTTGATGAAGCCAAAAAAA GAAAAGTGAAACGCCTGAAGCAAGCCAAAGATGAAGCCTTTGTAGAAATTGAAAATTATCGGCAGATGAGAGAAAACAACTTTAAGCAGAAGCAGTCAACG ATAATGGGATCTCATGGTAACCTTTCAGTCAAGGTGGATGAACAAACTAAAACCAAAATCCAGTCGCTCAACAGCAACTACAGTCAGTACAAGGAGGCACTTGTGCAGCATATCATTGATATGTCGCGCAACCTTAAAACAGAACTTCACAAGAATTATCGAGGCTGA